Genomic DNA from Lycorma delicatula isolate Av1 chromosome 5, ASM4794821v1, whole genome shotgun sequence:
GATAATATAAGATGTAAATTTCACACGCCTTACAGTTTTTGTTGACTGAGTATATTTCTAATTGCTGTTAAaattaacagtttgattttcatctATCTTTTTCTCTagtaaactgataaaataatgagactttcaaaactgattaatttataattaatattaatatcttctGGGAAACTCATCTTGACGCCTTACTTGTCCTatactcatttttataaatttttttatgtcattatcATTTGGTTTTGACTGCCacttaaacaaataatcaaatgAATCTTCTATAAACCTTGAAAAACCTTTCCATAATCTTCGTAAAATACCATTCTCTACAGCAGCATCAATCATATCTTCAATAGCTCTGTAAGCTTCTTTAGCTGCATTTGCGGCAATTCTGGCCGCTTTCATTGCTACTTCACCTGCTTTAACAGATGCTTTTGCTGAATTTGCTTCATTTGGGTATTCATCTCGAAATTGTTTTGAACTTAAATCTTctcttttctttctattaaaattactactgcctttaaaatcattcttcaaattatttatttcatatttgttcaatttaaaaaaattttttatttcatcagaaaaaaaaaaatttcttatcggaaatgttagtttattataatttaaatattggaaatcatttcttttattacttctattttgtaaaacattGGACTTTTCATTTTTCCAATCATTTCCTCTTTTTAAATTGACCAGTCTCTATAAATAAAACATCGaagattaatataatagtatttatttgttataattatgttcatttatatatttttacaataaatcaaaaaaactttatcaGAAGAAACCCCTGGTCAACAAATttacccttaaaaaaaaaaatcatatttaaaacatgaaatatgcttgctgaaaaatattttggaggaATTATGAAACTTTCTTTTCTTcagtaaaacttgtttaaaaatatataaataaatactttgtgtTCTTTAATTAAtgctctttaaatatatttatgtataaaatcacaaatttgtatttgttttcttataatttcactgtgaaattagaaacagccatgcATCAACACATTTAATGGTAagaatttttacacaaatttgacaaaaacaaaacCATGTTTCTCTATagtatttaatgaattatgttttttctttaagtaaattttttatgaatattcatcACAATATCacacaaataaactaaaaataaaataaaatttctagattGAAAAATTTGACAGTTTTGTTTG
This window encodes:
- the LOC142324985 gene encoding uncharacterized protein LOC142324985 isoform X3; its protein translation is MKKMVARKLLLVACAAVYSTGANIPENNEIMPQKNNNELIDNRLVNLKRGNDWKNEKSNVLQNRSNKRNDFQYLNYNKLTFPIRNFFFSDEIKNFFKLNKYEINNLKNDFKGSSNFNRKKREDLSSKQFRDEYPNEANSAKASVKAGEVAMKAARIAANAAKEAYRAIEDMIDAAVENGILRRLWKGFSRFIEDSFDYLFKWQSKPNDNDIKKFIKMSIGQVRRQDEFPRRY